One segment of Nostoc piscinale CENA21 DNA contains the following:
- a CDS encoding ParA family protein — protein sequence MVDSNYDIVIIDTPPSRDYYAEVALIAADYLIIPSDLKPFANQGLPTVRNFIKQVNEYRDDIGKLPINIIGVLASKISTNAKFLQYTFPKQRNVILERYNLPLLEAVIYDRTVLSECMNQTITVGELEYPDPKSVIKFAEVKSNAEQSAMEFAILADEVLQKMGVN from the coding sequence ATGGTAGATAGTAATTATGATATTGTAATTATTGACACACCTCCATCAAGAGATTATTATGCGGAAGTTGCTTTGATCGCGGCTGATTACTTAATAATTCCTTCGGATTTAAAACCATTTGCAAATCAAGGTTTACCGACAGTAAGAAATTTTATTAAACAAGTTAATGAATATAGAGATGATATAGGTAAATTACCCATCAATATTATAGGTGTTCTTGCATCTAAAATTTCTACTAATGCTAAATTTCTACAATACACATTTCCAAAACAGAGAAATGTAATATTAGAACGCTATAATCTACCTCTGCTCGAAGCAGTAATTTATGATAGAACAGTGTTGTCAGAGTGTATGAATCAAACAATAACAGTTGGAGAATTAGAATATCCTGATCCTAAATCTGTTATTAAATTTGCAGAAGTTAAATCAAATGCTGAACAATCTGCGATGGAGTTTGCAATATTAGCAGATGAAGTTTTACAAAAAATGGGGGTTAATTAA
- a CDS encoding Ycf66 family protein produces the protein MLAYVLALVVGIGSLLLYVSAFFFPEIHRKNDFIWSGIGLFYALVLWVFAPHISGGLLLGHVASVALLVWFGWQTLSLRRQVTPQLQQTPVPSSEAVKTSVQEQVTKLSLQERFGKLQQSLSSTFSGAKSKVQPPVSKNVPAEKPAVEIIDKTTPIPEPAPEEVPATTDAAPVTEAVPEVIPPHPPSPELVEAAQVHPEAENKEPIPVEEIAPDAVLAPPAETPPEQIPPNT, from the coding sequence ATGCTGGCATACGTCCTAGCTTTGGTGGTCGGTATTGGTAGTTTATTACTCTACGTATCGGCGTTCTTTTTTCCCGAAATCCACCGAAAGAATGATTTTATTTGGAGTGGCATTGGACTGTTTTACGCTTTAGTATTATGGGTGTTTGCCCCCCACATTAGCGGCGGATTATTACTAGGCCATGTGGCGAGTGTGGCTCTTTTGGTGTGGTTTGGTTGGCAAACTTTATCACTGCGTCGTCAAGTTACACCACAGTTACAACAAACGCCTGTACCTAGTTCGGAAGCCGTGAAAACTTCTGTTCAAGAACAGGTGACAAAGTTATCTCTTCAAGAACGCTTTGGCAAATTACAACAAAGTTTGAGTAGCACCTTTAGCGGTGCGAAAAGCAAAGTACAACCACCTGTCAGTAAAAATGTACCAGCAGAGAAACCTGCTGTTGAGATTATTGACAAAACTACGCCCATTCCAGAACCTGCGCCTGAAGAAGTACCTGCGACTACAGATGCTGCACCTGTAACTGAGGCTGTTCCAGAAGTAATTCCACCCCATCCCCCATCCCCCGAATTGGTGGAAGCAGCACAAGTACATCCTGAAGCGGAAAACAAAGAACCAATCCCCGTAGAAGAAATTGCGCCTGATGCGGTGCTTGCTCCCCCGGCGGAAACACCACCAGAACAAATACCGCCGAACACTTAA
- a CDS encoding DUF4926 domain-containing protein has product MSNQYIINEVTPKLLDLVALTSYLPEYNLLRGQVGTIVEILADGAVFEVEFSDRNGQTYESVGLRPEQIMVLHFEPASPSFVSEMVTA; this is encoded by the coding sequence ATGTCCAACCAATATATCATCAATGAAGTTACACCAAAGTTGCTTGACTTAGTAGCATTGACAAGTTATCTGCCTGAATATAATTTGTTGCGTGGTCAAGTTGGTACGATAGTTGAAATATTAGCGGATGGAGCTGTATTTGAAGTAGAATTTAGCGATCGCAATGGTCAAACCTATGAATCTGTAGGTTTACGTCCAGAGCAAATTATGGTTTTACATTTTGAGCCAGCATCCCCTAGTTTTGTGTCGGAAATGGTGACAGCGTAA
- the ileS gene encoding isoleucine--tRNA ligase, with protein sequence MTETGSYKDTVNLPKTNFEMRANAIKREPEIQKFWADNQIFERLSQENPGELFILHDGPPYANGSLHIGHALNKILKDIINRYQLLQGRKVRYVPGWDCHGLPIELKVLQNLKSAERQSLTPLQLRQKAKEFALATVDDQRKSFKRYGVWGDWDNPYLTLKPEYEAAQIGVFGQMVLKGYIYRGLKPVHWSPSSKTALAEAELEYPEGHTSRSIYAAFPVTGLSEATQSALGEYQSELGVAVWTTTPWTIPGNLAVAVNGDLNYAVVEVLRKDAEVQRGFKYLIVAADLVERLAATISAELTVKATFKGKELEHTTYRHPLYDRESPVVVGGDYITTESGTGLVHTAPGHGQEDYIVGQRYGLPILAPVDDNGNFTEEAGQFAGLNVLGDGNQAVIDALTAAGSLLKEEPYQHKYPYDWRTKKPTIFRATEQWFASVQGFRDEALKAIASVKWIPAQGENRITPMVAERSDWCISRQRAWGVPIPVFYDEETGEPLLNEETITHVQRIIAEKGSDAWWELSVEELLPEPYRNNGKSYRRGTDTMDVWFDSGSSWAAVLKQRPELRYPADIYLEGSDQHRGWFQSSLLTSVAVNGIAPYKTVLTHGFALDEQGRKMSKSEGNVVDPNAIIEGGKNQKSDPAYGADVLRLWVSSVDYSGDVRIGKNIIKQLNDVRGKIRNTARFLLGSLHDFDPETDAIPFEDLPQLDKYMLHRIREVFQEVTEAFESFQFFRFFQTVQNFCVVDLSNFYLDIAKDRLYISAPNAFRRRSCQTVIHIALENLARAIAPVLCHTAEDIWQYLPYKTPYKSVFEAGWVRLEDKWDNPELAQFWQQLRQIRTDVNKVLEQARGEKLIGSSLESKILLYVKDEQLRSSVNTLNPEVGNGIDELRYLFLSSQVEMLDSADKLQDVKYNSQSDSWGIGVVNADGEKCDRCWNYSTHVGESQEHPLLCERCVPALAGTF encoded by the coding sequence GTGACGGAAACTGGAAGTTACAAAGACACTGTAAATCTACCTAAAACTAATTTTGAGATGCGGGCTAACGCCATCAAGCGTGAACCTGAAATTCAAAAGTTTTGGGCAGACAATCAAATTTTTGAACGCCTGTCGCAAGAAAATCCAGGCGAATTATTTATACTGCACGATGGCCCTCCCTACGCAAATGGCTCTCTGCATATTGGTCATGCCTTAAATAAAATTCTCAAAGATATTATTAATCGCTACCAGTTGTTACAAGGGCGTAAGGTTCGTTATGTGCCTGGTTGGGACTGCCACGGTTTACCAATTGAACTGAAAGTTTTGCAAAATCTTAAGTCGGCAGAACGGCAAAGTTTAACGCCTTTGCAATTGCGTCAAAAAGCTAAGGAATTCGCTTTAGCAACGGTAGATGACCAACGTAAAAGTTTCAAACGCTACGGTGTTTGGGGAGACTGGGATAACCCATATTTAACGCTGAAGCCGGAATATGAAGCGGCGCAGATTGGTGTATTTGGGCAGATGGTGTTAAAAGGATACATCTATCGTGGGTTGAAGCCTGTTCACTGGAGTCCAAGTTCTAAAACTGCTTTGGCTGAGGCGGAGTTGGAATATCCTGAAGGGCATACTTCACGGAGTATCTACGCTGCGTTCCCTGTTACTGGTTTGTCGGAGGCGACACAATCAGCTTTGGGAGAGTATCAGTCAGAGTTGGGTGTGGCTGTGTGGACTACTACGCCTTGGACAATTCCCGGTAACTTGGCTGTGGCGGTGAATGGGGATTTGAATTACGCGGTGGTGGAAGTCTTACGCAAAGACGCAGAGGTGCAGAGAGGATTTAAATATCTAATTGTGGCGGCGGATTTGGTGGAACGGTTGGCGGCCACTATCTCTGCTGAGTTGACTGTCAAAGCGACTTTTAAGGGTAAGGAGTTAGAACATACTACTTACCGTCATCCTTTATATGACCGGGAGAGTCCGGTTGTAGTTGGTGGTGATTACATCACCACTGAGTCGGGTACTGGGTTGGTACATACTGCCCCTGGTCACGGTCAAGAAGACTACATTGTTGGTCAGCGTTACGGCTTGCCTATCCTTGCGCCAGTGGATGATAACGGCAACTTTACCGAGGAAGCGGGACAGTTTGCAGGGTTGAATGTGTTGGGTGATGGAAATCAAGCTGTAATTGATGCGCTGACGGCGGCGGGTTCGCTGTTGAAGGAGGAACCTTACCAACACAAGTATCCTTATGACTGGCGGACAAAAAAACCAACAATTTTCCGGGCGACGGAACAGTGGTTTGCTTCGGTGCAAGGATTTAGGGATGAAGCATTAAAGGCGATCGCATCTGTAAAATGGATACCAGCCCAAGGTGAAAATCGCATCACGCCAATGGTGGCGGAACGTTCTGACTGGTGTATTTCTCGTCAGCGTGCTTGGGGTGTGCCAATTCCGGTGTTCTATGATGAGGAAACTGGCGAACCTCTGTTAAATGAGGAAACTATCACCCACGTTCAACGCATCATTGCTGAAAAAGGTTCTGATGCTTGGTGGGAATTGTCGGTAGAGGAATTGTTACCAGAGCCTTACCGCAATAACGGCAAGTCTTACCGCAGAGGTACAGACACAATGGACGTATGGTTTGATTCTGGTTCATCTTGGGCGGCTGTACTTAAGCAACGTCCAGAGTTACGCTACCCCGCCGATATATACTTAGAAGGTTCTGACCAACATCGCGGTTGGTTTCAGTCGAGTTTGCTGACTAGTGTGGCGGTAAATGGCATTGCACCTTACAAAACTGTGTTAACTCACGGCTTTGCTTTGGATGAGCAAGGGCGTAAGATGAGCAAATCAGAAGGAAATGTTGTTGACCCCAATGCCATCATTGAAGGCGGAAAAAATCAAAAATCAGACCCAGCTTATGGTGCAGATGTACTGAGATTGTGGGTATCATCGGTAGACTACTCCGGTGATGTTCGCATTGGGAAAAATATCATCAAGCAACTAAACGATGTACGCGGTAAGATTCGTAATACGGCGCGGTTCTTGTTGGGAAGCTTGCATGATTTCGACCCCGAAACAGATGCAATTCCTTTTGAGGATTTGCCGCAGTTAGATAAATATATGCTGCACCGCATTCGTGAGGTGTTCCAGGAAGTAACAGAAGCTTTTGAAAGTTTCCAATTCTTCCGTTTCTTCCAAACAGTGCAGAATTTCTGTGTGGTGGATTTATCTAACTTCTATTTAGATATTGCCAAGGATCGGCTGTACATCAGTGCGCCGAATGCGTTTCGCCGTCGCAGTTGTCAGACAGTAATACACATCGCTTTAGAAAATTTAGCACGAGCGATCGCACCTGTTCTCTGCCATACTGCGGAAGATATCTGGCAATATCTCCCCTACAAAACACCCTACAAATCAGTGTTTGAAGCTGGTTGGGTGCGATTAGAAGATAAATGGGATAATCCAGAGTTAGCTCAATTCTGGCAACAACTACGGCAAATCCGTACTGATGTCAACAAGGTATTAGAGCAAGCAAGAGGAGAAAAGCTAATCGGTTCTTCCCTAGAGTCAAAAATCTTGCTCTATGTGAAAGATGAGCAATTACGCTCCTCAGTAAATACCTTGAATCCTGAAGTAGGTAACGGTATCGATGAACTCCGTTATTTATTCCTTTCCTCTCAAGTAGAAATGTTAGATTCTGCCGACAAACTGCAAGATGTGAAATACAACTCGCAGTCTGATAGCTGGGGAATTGGAGTAGTGAATGCAGATGGGGAAAAATGCGATCGCTGCTGGAACTACTCAACCCATGTGGGAGAATCGCAAGAGCATCCCTTATTGTGCGAAAGGTGCGTTCCTGCCTTAGCTGGGACTTTTTAG
- the tcmP gene encoding three-Cys-motif partner protein TcmP, translated as MGVSNAAVDEHINALFGKNRADKLREKLKPLNSLERELTIIEAICEALEEMGGRYVLPFRFKHENGNRTSHHLIFVSKHFKSYEIMKEIMAKESSDQNQGVASFEYIPATYMQPLLFELYHPLDELEEMLLDKFAGQTITMQEIYTQHNVGRRYISKNYKAALNGLEAKGKIQADPPANKRRKIKGEISFADSVRVHFPSKP; from the coding sequence ATGGGTGTAAGTAATGCAGCAGTTGATGAACATATAAATGCGTTATTTGGAAAGAATAGAGCAGACAAGTTACGAGAAAAACTTAAGCCGCTCAACTCTCTAGAGCGTGAATTAACAATTATAGAAGCTATTTGCGAAGCTTTAGAAGAAATGGGTGGAAGGTATGTTTTACCATTCCGCTTTAAACACGAAAACGGCAATCGTACAAGTCATCATTTAATCTTCGTCAGTAAACATTTTAAAAGCTATGAAATCATGAAAGAGATCATGGCAAAAGAAAGCTCTGATCAAAATCAAGGTGTCGCTTCTTTTGAATACATTCCAGCCACTTATATGCAACCATTATTATTTGAACTGTATCATCCTCTCGATGAATTAGAAGAAATGTTATTAGATAAATTTGCAGGTCAAACAATAACTATGCAAGAAATTTATACGCAACATAATGTTGGTAGACGTTACATTAGCAAGAATTATAAGGCTGCTCTTAATGGTCTTGAAGCTAAAGGTAAGATACAAGCAGATCCACCTGCAAATAAGAGACGTAAAATCAAGGGTGAAATTAGCTTTGCAGATTCAGTAAGAGTTCATTTTCCTTCTAAGCCGTAA
- a CDS encoding DUF5131 family protein, producing the protein MSSTHTGIEWTDKTWNPTTGCNKVSPGCLHCYAEALTKRFPNNFKNGFDLTLHPERLNDPLKWRTPSRIFVNSMSDLFHEEVPLDFIHKVFKVIHETPWHIYQILTKRPERLVELSPHLEFHKNIWLGVSVENQNYIHRIDFLRQVPANLRFLSCEPLLGSLNLDLKNIDWVIVGGESGQKHRVMKIEWAENIRDQCQKAGVAFFFKQIGGRTSKAGGRLLDGQIWDEMPPAWQEHYNIWNNPQKKLSFKKGNLELTA; encoded by the coding sequence ATGTCTAGCACGCACACAGGTATAGAGTGGACAGATAAAACTTGGAATCCAACAACTGGTTGTAATAAAGTTAGTCCAGGTTGTTTACATTGCTATGCAGAAGCTCTGACTAAACGCTTTCCCAATAATTTTAAAAATGGGTTTGATTTAACATTACACCCTGAAAGGCTAAACGACCCTTTAAAATGGCGTACACCAAGCAGAATATTTGTGAACTCTATGAGTGATCTGTTTCACGAAGAAGTACCCCTTGATTTTATTCATAAGGTATTTAAAGTCATTCATGAAACACCTTGGCATATATATCAAATTTTAACAAAAAGACCAGAAAGACTCGTTGAATTATCACCTCATTTAGAATTCCATAAAAATATTTGGTTGGGTGTATCAGTTGAAAATCAAAATTACATTCATCGTATTGATTTTCTTCGTCAAGTTCCTGCAAATTTACGTTTTCTTTCCTGTGAACCACTTTTAGGTTCATTGAACCTTGACTTAAAAAATATTGATTGGGTGATTGTTGGTGGAGAGTCGGGGCAAAAACATCGTGTCATGAAAATTGAGTGGGCAGAAAATATTCGTGATCAATGTCAAAAAGCAGGAGTAGCATTTTTCTTTAAGCAGATTGGTGGTAGAACATCTAAAGCTGGAGGTAGATTACTAGATGGTCAAATATGGGATGAAATGCCTCCAGCTTGGCAAGAACATTACAATATATGGAATAATCCTCAGAAAAAACTGTCTTTCAAAAAAGGTAATTTGGAACTTACGGCTTAG
- the gndA gene encoding NADP-dependent phosphogluconate dehydrogenase produces the protein MTLQSFGVIGLAVMGENIALNVERNGFPIAVYNRSREKTDAFMAERAPGRNVKAAFTLEEFVAALERPRKILVMVQAGKPVDAVIQQLKPLLDEGDIIIDGGNSWFEDTQRRTEELEPLGLRFLGMGVSGGEEGALNGPSLMPGGTQSSYEYLSPIFNKIAAQVDDGPCVTYVGPGGSGHYVKMVHNGIEYGDMQLIAEAYDLLKNAGGLDHNQLHEVFAEWNTTDELNSFLIEITANIFPYIDPDTSLPLVDLIVDAAGQKGTGRWTVQTALELGVSIPTITAAVNARIISSIKDERIAASKQLSGPSGKYSGTTKEFINKVRDALYCSKICSYAQGMALLSTASKTFNWNLDLGELARIWKGGCIIRAGFLNKIKKAFTENPALPNLLLAPEFKQTILDRQAAWREVIITAAQLGIPVPAFSASLDYFDSYRRDRLPQNLTQAQRDYFGAHTYLRLDKPGSFHTEWVPIEEAKK, from the coding sequence ATGACACTACAAAGCTTTGGTGTGATTGGATTAGCTGTTATGGGCGAAAACATCGCTCTCAACGTGGAACGTAACGGTTTTCCAATTGCAGTATACAACCGCTCCCGCGAAAAAACCGATGCTTTCATGGCTGAACGTGCGCCAGGACGTAACGTTAAAGCGGCCTTTACTTTAGAAGAATTCGTCGCAGCACTAGAACGTCCCCGCAAAATTCTAGTGATGGTGCAAGCTGGTAAACCCGTAGATGCGGTGATTCAACAGCTAAAACCTTTGCTCGACGAAGGCGATATCATCATTGATGGCGGCAACTCTTGGTTTGAAGATACCCAAAGACGTACCGAAGAACTAGAACCCCTAGGTCTACGGTTTCTCGGTATGGGTGTAAGTGGTGGTGAAGAAGGCGCATTAAACGGCCCTTCACTCATGCCCGGTGGTACTCAAAGTTCTTATGAGTATCTCTCACCAATTTTCAATAAAATTGCTGCCCAAGTTGATGACGGCCCTTGTGTGACCTACGTCGGCCCTGGTGGTTCAGGTCACTATGTGAAGATGGTACACAACGGCATTGAGTACGGTGACATGCAGCTAATTGCTGAAGCCTACGACTTGCTGAAAAATGCTGGTGGACTTGACCACAATCAACTTCACGAAGTGTTTGCTGAATGGAACACCACAGACGAACTTAACTCGTTTTTGATTGAGATTACAGCTAATATCTTCCCTTACATTGACCCAGACACCAGTCTACCTTTGGTAGATTTGATTGTAGACGCAGCAGGTCAAAAGGGAACTGGTCGTTGGACTGTACAAACTGCTTTGGAATTAGGTGTTTCTATTCCTACCATTACAGCAGCCGTAAATGCTCGGATTATCTCTTCAATTAAAGACGAACGGATAGCTGCATCTAAGCAACTCTCAGGCCCCAGTGGCAAATATAGCGGTACTACCAAAGAGTTTATTAACAAAGTCCGGGATGCTTTATATTGCTCCAAGATTTGTTCTTACGCTCAAGGGATGGCATTGCTATCTACAGCTTCCAAAACCTTCAACTGGAATTTGGATTTGGGCGAATTAGCTCGGATTTGGAAAGGTGGCTGTATTATTCGCGCTGGCTTTTTGAATAAGATTAAAAAGGCATTTACCGAAAATCCTGCATTGCCTAACTTGCTCTTAGCTCCTGAATTTAAGCAAACAATTCTAGACAGACAAGCAGCTTGGCGGGAAGTGATCATTACTGCTGCTCAACTGGGTATTCCTGTCCCAGCTTTTAGCGCATCTTTAGATTATTTTGACAGCTATCGCCGCGATCGCTTGCCCCAAAACCTCACTCAAGCACAACGCGACTACTTCGGCGCACACACCTATCTGCGTCTCGACAAACCTGGTTCTTTCCACACAGAATGGGTTCCCATCGAAGAAGCTAAAAAGTAA
- a CDS encoding AAA family ATPase: MAFNPELCRNESEVESKLIVQYLLPQLGYTPDTWHQEVAVGSIRLDFLAFAAQVLPFVIDANSPLSVVMEAKHPKQNLNNHFLRLRHYLTSLNVRYGLLTNGKEIRIYEKLGDDIKLVFSCAGKDVEIKIEEIKSLIGRNSLNNQAIDNIVIHSYQEKLNSQEQGKNSMKIIAIYHNKGGVGKTTIAVNLAAALSKKGKRVLLIDIDSQANTTFATGLIKFQFEEDDDLKDKNVYHLIESGEFNYIPDIVRQSQYFNNPEIDVIPSHITLIEYQDTLNKIAATRRRLVKKIEDGR, translated from the coding sequence TTGGCTTTCAATCCTGAGTTGTGCCGTAACGAAAGTGAAGTTGAAAGCAAACTCATAGTCCAATATTTGCTACCACAGTTAGGATATACACCAGACACTTGGCATCAAGAAGTCGCCGTTGGTAGTATCCGCTTAGATTTTCTGGCGTTTGCTGCACAAGTCTTACCATTTGTCATAGATGCTAACTCACCATTGAGTGTGGTGATGGAAGCAAAGCATCCTAAACAAAACTTAAATAATCACTTTCTCAGACTCAGGCATTATTTAACCAGCTTGAATGTGAGATATGGATTATTGACTAACGGCAAAGAGATTAGAATTTATGAAAAATTAGGTGATGATATTAAGTTAGTTTTTTCTTGTGCGGGGAAAGATGTAGAGATAAAAATAGAAGAAATTAAAAGCTTGATTGGTAGAAATAGTCTCAACAATCAGGCAATAGACAACATTGTAATTCATAGTTATCAAGAAAAATTGAATTCACAGGAGCAAGGAAAAAATTCCATGAAGATCATAGCAATCTACCATAATAAAGGCGGAGTTGGAAAAACAACTATTGCTGTTAACCTTGCAGCAGCTTTAAGTAAGAAAGGTAAAAGAGTTCTATTAATTGATATAGATTCCCAAGCAAATACTACTTTTGCTACAGGGCTAATTAAATTTCAATTTGAGGAAGATGATGATTTAAAAGACAAAAATGTATATCATTTAATAGAGTCAGGAGAATTTAATTATATTCCAGATATTGTTCGTCAATCTCAATACTTTAATAATCCTGAGATTGATGTAATACCTTCTCATATAACCTTGATTGAATATCAAGATACATTAAACAAAATTGCTGCTACTAGACGTAGGTTAGTAAAAAAAATTGAAGATGGTAGATAG
- the tcmP gene encoding three-Cys-motif partner protein TcmP encodes MINSSFFDEQKEQSLIKARIVEKYFWAWAKVIIPTAKKAGYPLAYIDLFAGPGRYKDGSKSTPIKVLETAIADPDMRNMLKTLFNDANPEHTGSLQKAIDMIPGIDQLKHKPDVMNFEVGENIVQAFSHLKLIPTLFFVDPWGYKGLSLQLINSVVKKLGL; translated from the coding sequence ATGATTAACTCTTCTTTTTTTGATGAACAAAAAGAGCAATCTTTAATAAAAGCCAGAATTGTTGAAAAATATTTTTGGGCTTGGGCAAAGGTAATTATACCAACTGCTAAAAAAGCGGGATACCCACTTGCCTATATAGACCTTTTCGCTGGGCCGGGTAGATACAAAGACGGTTCAAAATCGACACCAATCAAAGTTTTAGAAACAGCAATTGCTGACCCAGATATGCGAAATATGCTAAAGACATTATTCAATGATGCTAATCCTGAGCATACTGGGTCTTTGCAAAAAGCTATAGATATGATTCCAGGAATTGATCAATTAAAGCATAAGCCTGACGTAATGAATTTTGAAGTAGGTGAAAATATCGTTCAGGCTTTTTCTCACCTTAAATTAATCCCAACATTATTTTTTGTAGATCCTTGGGGATATAAGGGTCTATCTTTACAACTTATCAACTCAGTTGTAAAAAAACTGGGGCTGTGA
- a CDS encoding prohibitin family protein gives MKNSKTFNHAGKFTAFLFLITILLTPCVIVGAGERGVLMTFGEVQEQILGEGIHLIIPVVNTVAKLSVRVQKQEISAEAASKDLQDVFTDVALNWHILPEEVNIIYQQIGNEQSIVDKIINPAVEEVIKAVIAQYTAEEIITKRGKVKLEVDQALTTRLRNYHIAVDDISLIHVHFSELFGEAVEAKQIAEQDAKRSEFLALKAAKEAEAKVNLAKGEAEIYKLLRDELTKELLQKQAIDKWNGKLPLVIGKESLKIWDFSEFIKLSK, from the coding sequence ATGAAAAATAGTAAAACTTTTAATCACGCTGGTAAATTTACTGCTTTTTTATTTCTAATTACTATCTTGCTCACACCCTGCGTAATTGTTGGCGCAGGAGAACGAGGCGTATTAATGACATTTGGTGAGGTACAAGAGCAAATATTAGGAGAAGGCATCCATTTAATTATTCCTGTGGTTAATACAGTTGCCAAGTTAAGTGTTCGTGTACAAAAACAGGAAATATCTGCTGAAGCTGCTTCTAAAGATTTACAAGATGTATTTACTGATGTTGCTCTGAACTGGCATATTCTTCCAGAGGAAGTTAACATTATTTATCAACAAATCGGCAACGAGCAAAGTATTGTCGATAAAATTATTAATCCAGCAGTTGAGGAAGTTATTAAAGCTGTCATTGCCCAATATACTGCGGAAGAAATTATTACTAAGCGCGGAAAAGTAAAATTAGAAGTAGACCAAGCTTTAACTACTCGCTTGCGTAACTATCATATTGCAGTTGATGATATTTCATTAATTCACGTCCATTTTTCTGAGTTATTTGGTGAAGCAGTAGAAGCAAAACAAATTGCTGAACAAGATGCAAAACGCTCAGAATTTCTAGCTTTAAAAGCAGCTAAAGAAGCAGAAGCTAAAGTTAATTTAGCGAAAGGAGAAGCTGAAATTTATAAATTACTACGTGATGAACTAACAAAAGAGTTGTTACAAAAGCAAGCAATAGATAAATGGAATGGAAAACTACCCTTAGTTATCGGTAAAGAAAGTCTTAAAATATGGGATTTTAGTGAATTTATTAAGTTATCTAAGTAA
- a CDS encoding ParA family protein has product MGYVIATANMKGGVGKTTLTVNLATCLAKNYGKRVLVLDLDTQISATLSLMSPLDFAKLRKQRMTFRYLIDDVINPDPNSKLTINDIIQPQVCGLSELNLLPGDIDLYDEFVVSEMLHKQTVAFGEQNFETVWNRFERVLINNILKPVRDQYDFILLDCAPGYNLLTRSALAASDFYILPAKPEPLSVVGIQLLERRIGQLKDSHEHEAKINIKMLGIVFSMCNTSLLTGRYYKQVMHRVVEDFGVEQICKAQIPVDINVAKAVDSFSPAVLNAPQSAGSKAFLQLTQELLQKL; this is encoded by the coding sequence ATGGGATATGTAATTGCTACTGCAAATATGAAAGGCGGTGTAGGGAAAACTACTCTCACCGTCAACTTAGCTACTTGTTTGGCGAAAAATTACGGTAAGCGGGTGCTGGTATTAGATTTAGATACTCAAATTAGCGCCACGCTGAGTCTGATGTCGCCTTTAGATTTCGCCAAGCTTCGCAAACAAAGAATGACATTTAGATATTTAATCGATGATGTCATTAATCCAGATCCCAATAGCAAGCTGACAATTAACGATATTATCCAACCCCAAGTTTGTGGACTTAGCGAACTAAATTTATTACCAGGTGATATCGATTTATATGATGAGTTTGTGGTGTCAGAAATGCTGCATAAACAAACGGTTGCTTTTGGTGAACAAAACTTTGAAACTGTGTGGAATCGGTTTGAGCGAGTATTGATAAATAACATTTTAAAACCAGTGCGTGATCAATATGATTTTATTCTGTTAGATTGCGCTCCTGGTTACAATTTGCTGACTCGTAGTGCTTTAGCTGCTAGTGATTTTTACATCCTCCCCGCCAAGCCAGAACCTTTATCTGTGGTGGGAATTCAACTTTTAGAAAGACGCATTGGCCAGTTAAAAGATAGTCATGAACATGAAGCGAAAATTAATATCAAAATGTTAGGCATTGTGTTTAGTATGTGCAATACTAGTTTGCTGACTGGCAGATATTACAAACAAGTAATGCACCGAGTTGTGGAAGATTTTGGTGTAGAACAAATTTGTAAAGCACAAATTCCTGTTGATATTAATGTAGCGAAAGCTGTTGATAGTTTTAGTCCGGCTGTTTTGAATGCACCTCAATCTGCTGGTTCTAAAGCATTTTTGCAGTTAACTCAAGAGTTGTTGCAGAAGTTATAG